One window of Pseudacidobacterium ailaaui genomic DNA carries:
- a CDS encoding sodium-translocating pyrophosphatase, which yields MPFSLAVAASFLQTNAVSSSNPESVYLWAALAAGVVGLLAALAFARSVLGSDSGSPEMQRISNAIRQGAEAFMRRQYGTIAIIAVVLAIILFLGYRLSPLTAPYANKVVISFLIGAACSAIAGQTGMWVSIRSNIRTAAAARTSFSRALQIALRGGAVTGLIVVALSLLGIGVLFVLFGGLRNPQQAPYQLVGFGFGASLVALFAQLGGGIYTKAADVGADLVGKVEAGIPEDDPRNPAVIADLVGDNVGDCAGRGADIFESTAAENVGAMILGAALYPVFGMKGILFPLIVQAINLVASIAGVAVVRSKEDEDPMHALNRGYYVTTLLALAGFAGAVYFMLQGRWWLLGCGVCGIITSFLFVRITEYYTETRFRPVRSIALASTTGPATNIISGLAVGMETPAVPVIVISAALLLSYYFGTLGLADVTAISSYAKGIYGTAIATMGMLSSAAYILAMDTFGPITDNAGGIVEMSNQPDSVREKTDKLDAAGNTTKALTKGYAIGSASLAAFLLFSAYLESVHDIVSQRAAAGGDALPSTWSFSNVNLASVPVFVGALLGAMLVYLFSSLAIKAVGRAAQAVIQDVHEQFRENPGIMEGTSQPDYGRCVGIVTKSALKEMVLPGALAVLMPLAVGVIFRHFSTSFRLNEAMSAPMVNGHVINLGGAEAVAALLMVGTISGILMAMLMNNGGGAWDNAKKYIETGQYGGKRSEAHKAAVVGDTVGDPFKDTAGPSLHVLIKLLATVTLVLAPLFV from the coding sequence ATGCCGTTTTCCTTAGCTGTGGCTGCATCTTTTTTGCAGACCAATGCCGTTTCTTCTTCAAACCCGGAGAGTGTTTATTTGTGGGCGGCACTGGCGGCCGGGGTGGTGGGGCTGCTGGCCGCGCTTGCCTTTGCACGCTCGGTCCTGGGCTCAGACTCCGGCTCGCCGGAGATGCAGCGTATTTCAAATGCGATCCGTCAGGGGGCAGAGGCCTTTATGCGGAGGCAGTACGGCACGATTGCGATCATTGCGGTTGTCCTCGCCATCATTCTTTTTCTTGGATATCGCCTGTCGCCGTTGACTGCTCCTTACGCAAACAAGGTCGTCATCAGCTTTCTGATCGGGGCCGCATGCTCGGCGATTGCCGGACAGACGGGGATGTGGGTCTCCATCCGCTCTAATATCCGCACGGCGGCGGCGGCGCGGACCAGCTTCAGCCGGGCATTGCAGATAGCCCTGCGCGGCGGCGCGGTGACGGGGCTGATTGTTGTGGCGCTCTCGCTGCTGGGCATCGGGGTGCTCTTTGTGCTGTTCGGGGGGCTGCGGAACCCGCAGCAGGCCCCTTACCAGCTTGTGGGTTTTGGGTTTGGGGCGTCGCTGGTGGCGCTGTTCGCGCAGCTGGGCGGAGGCATCTATACCAAAGCGGCGGACGTGGGCGCGGACCTGGTGGGAAAGGTCGAGGCCGGTATTCCGGAAGATGATCCGCGAAATCCGGCGGTGATTGCTGATCTGGTGGGGGACAATGTGGGCGACTGCGCCGGACGCGGCGCGGACATCTTCGAGTCCACTGCGGCGGAGAACGTGGGCGCGATGATTCTGGGCGCGGCGCTCTATCCGGTCTTCGGGATGAAAGGCATCCTCTTTCCCCTGATTGTGCAGGCCATCAACCTGGTGGCGAGCATTGCCGGCGTGGCTGTGGTGCGCAGCAAGGAAGACGAAGATCCGATGCACGCGCTGAACCGCGGCTATTACGTCACAACGCTGCTGGCGCTGGCAGGCTTTGCCGGGGCCGTCTACTTTATGCTGCAAGGACGGTGGTGGCTGCTGGGCTGCGGGGTCTGCGGCATCATCACGTCATTCCTGTTTGTGCGCATTACCGAATACTACACGGAGACGCGCTTCCGCCCGGTGCGGTCGATTGCGCTGGCTTCGACGACCGGCCCGGCGACGAACATCATCAGCGGGCTGGCTGTAGGCATGGAGACACCGGCGGTCCCGGTAATCGTCATCAGCGCGGCACTGCTGCTGAGCTACTATTTCGGCACGCTGGGACTAGCAGATGTGACGGCCATTTCCTCCTATGCCAAAGGCATCTACGGAACGGCCATTGCAACCATGGGGATGCTGTCCTCGGCGGCCTACATTCTGGCCATGGACACCTTCGGCCCGATTACCGACAATGCGGGCGGCATTGTGGAGATGAGCAACCAGCCGGACTCTGTCCGCGAAAAGACGGACAAGCTGGATGCGGCGGGAAATACGACCAAGGCGCTGACCAAGGGCTATGCTATCGGCTCAGCGTCACTGGCGGCGTTTCTGCTGTTCTCGGCCTATCTTGAGAGCGTGCATGACATTGTGAGCCAGCGAGCCGCAGCAGGAGGCGATGCACTGCCTTCGACATGGAGCTTCTCGAATGTGAACCTGGCATCCGTGCCCGTGTTTGTGGGCGCACTGCTGGGGGCGATGCTGGTCTATCTGTTCTCGTCACTGGCCATCAAGGCGGTGGGACGTGCGGCGCAGGCCGTGATCCAGGACGTGCATGAGCAGTTCCGGGAAAACCCGGGCATCATGGAAGGCACCTCGCAGCCGGACTATGGGCGGTGTGTAGGGATTGTGACCAAGTCTGCGCTGAAAGAGATGGTGCTGCCGGGGGCGCTCGCGGTGCTGATGCCGCTGGCGGTGGGGGTGATTTTCCGCCATTTCAGCACAAGCTTCCGTCTGAATGAGGCCATGAGCGCGCCGATGGTCAATGGGCATGTGATCAATCTCGGCGGCGCCGAGGCGGTGGCTGCGCTGCTGATGGTGGGTACCATCTCCGGCATTCTGATGGCCATGCTGATGAACAACGGCGGTGGGGCCTGGGACAATGCCAAAAAGTACATTGAAACCGGACAGTATGGCGGCAAGCGCTCCGAAGCGCACAAGGCCGCGGTGGTAGGCGACACGGTCGGGGACCCATTCAAAGACACTGCCGGGCCTTCGCTGCATGTGCTCATCAAGCTGCTGGCCACGGTGACGCTGGTGCTGGCCCCGCTTTTTGTCTGA
- a CDS encoding PP2C family protein-serine/threonine phosphatase → MSEGKQVFWYRREPEELRYYRTVPFSRLWPLFGAVFCLFAVIGAFNDLMELGRLPNLILAANMAAGGAIAITYLYVSVRLRKYFYVIISLLQIPFWIVFSKSATIAIRRFGLAENTPERGIRIAAFAVFFLIIASYVLFIVFLRGEGRESVRIRNELQLAHGIQKTLVPPVYLHEGRFELYGRSIPSDKVGGDLVDAISLRGGGTVAYLADIAGHGLQAGILMGMLKTAARTVLLDAKGEDAVEVLPSLMRRLNCVLPSVKEPQMYATFAGFFLGEDGSMRYALAGHPPVLLFRGGAGFERIQYEQFPLGLLSVEGFSSASAVMQSGDLLVAVTDGILEATNKAGEELGTERLQQIIAAHAAEPLPLLADSILDAVGVFGKQTDDRTLLLVRKH, encoded by the coding sequence ATGAGCGAAGGCAAGCAAGTTTTCTGGTATCGGCGCGAACCCGAGGAGCTCCGCTACTACCGGACGGTGCCCTTCAGCCGCTTGTGGCCGTTGTTTGGTGCGGTTTTCTGCCTGTTTGCGGTGATCGGCGCTTTCAACGACCTGATGGAGCTGGGGCGCCTGCCCAATCTGATCCTTGCTGCGAACATGGCCGCCGGCGGGGCCATTGCGATCACATATCTCTACGTTTCAGTCCGTCTGCGCAAATATTTTTATGTCATCATTTCGCTTTTGCAGATCCCATTCTGGATTGTGTTCAGCAAGAGCGCAACGATTGCCATCCGAAGATTCGGGCTGGCTGAGAACACACCGGAGCGGGGCATCCGGATCGCCGCTTTCGCGGTCTTTTTTCTCATCATCGCATCGTATGTCCTCTTCATCGTGTTTCTGCGGGGAGAAGGGCGTGAGTCGGTCCGCATCCGCAATGAGCTGCAGCTGGCGCACGGGATCCAGAAGACGCTGGTCCCGCCGGTTTATCTGCACGAAGGACGGTTCGAGCTGTATGGGCGCTCCATACCGAGCGACAAGGTCGGCGGAGACCTGGTGGATGCGATTTCTTTGCGCGGCGGCGGAACGGTGGCTTATCTGGCCGATATTGCCGGCCATGGCCTCCAGGCGGGCATTCTGATGGGGATGCTGAAGACGGCCGCGCGCACGGTCCTGCTGGATGCAAAAGGCGAGGACGCGGTGGAAGTGCTTCCGTCGTTGATGCGGCGGCTGAACTGTGTGCTGCCCAGCGTGAAGGAACCCCAGATGTATGCCACATTTGCCGGATTTTTTCTGGGAGAAGACGGCAGTATGCGATATGCGCTGGCAGGGCACCCACCGGTACTGCTTTTCCGCGGAGGGGCCGGTTTCGAGCGGATCCAATACGAGCAGTTTCCGCTGGGGCTGCTTTCGGTGGAGGGCTTTTCTTCTGCATCGGCTGTGATGCAATCCGGAGACCTGCTGGTCGCGGTCACCGATGGCATTCTGGAGGCCACCAACAAGGCGGGAGAAGAGCTGGGCACAGAACGACTCCAGCAGATCATTGCTGCACACGCGGCAGAACCGCTTCCGCTGCTGGCCGATTCCATTCTGGATGCCGTGGGGGTCTTTGGAAAACAGACGGATGACCGGACGCTGCTGCTTGTCCGGAAACATTAG
- a CDS encoding HdeD family acid-resistance protein produces MSADPLTTALKHGTTLGMVWAAILILCGIISLALPVVAGISTAIALSVLVLVSGVIHLTTAPVAGGFGGYLWRTLVGIVYIIGGIWLFMHPVLGLVSFTLVLGFIFLLEGIFYIIGFFQIRSTGGAAWLLVDGIVTLVLAFLILAHWPSSSAWAIATIVGVNLLISGITRLMALSAIRAALNTAA; encoded by the coding sequence ATGTCAGCCGATCCCCTCACCACCGCCTTAAAGCATGGCACTACCCTCGGTATGGTCTGGGCCGCGATTCTCATTCTGTGCGGCATCATCTCGCTGGCCCTGCCCGTGGTGGCGGGCATCAGCACGGCCATTGCTCTTTCCGTTCTGGTCCTGGTTTCCGGCGTCATTCACCTGACCACCGCTCCGGTCGCCGGTGGTTTCGGAGGCTATCTCTGGCGCACGCTGGTCGGCATCGTTTACATCATCGGGGGCATCTGGCTCTTTATGCACCCTGTCCTTGGGCTGGTCTCCTTTACTCTGGTGCTGGGCTTCATCTTTCTACTGGAAGGCATTTTCTACATCATCGGGTTCTTTCAGATACGCAGCACCGGAGGCGCCGCCTGGCTTCTCGTCGATGGCATCGTTACCCTGGTCCTGGCTTTTCTGATTCTTGCCCACTGGCCCTCCAGCTCAGCCTGGGCCATCGCAACCATTGTGGGCGTCAACCTGCTGATAAGCGGCATCACACGACTCATGGCGCTCTCTGCCATCCGCGCCGCACTCAATACGGCGGCCTGA
- a CDS encoding mechanosensitive ion channel family protein: MLLTDANSLFSFAIQNGGHLAKLNTELIDDLMDFAYKALPKIVVTIIAAWIFVRMLKAFTRHIVRITERHAASASRIGQVKTLASVMHASGIGFIVFVAALEVLPLFGFKLEPLLASAGIAGVAIGLAAQTIVKDCLNGILILVEDQYNVGDKVRVAGVTGIVESLSLRKTMVRDGDGTLYFIPNSQITTVANLTRDYSVATINVSVDFSADPDKVMKLLMEVAMSVRNDPEYRDVFLADPTLLGVDTIKGSQVIYPVQLKTKADKHWGAMRETQRRIRIALEKNGLLPGDPLRVYGSGVAGQLQHRPEAAVAVADPTTAKANEVNPFTGEGM, encoded by the coding sequence ATGCTTTTAACAGATGCAAATTCCCTGTTCTCTTTTGCCATCCAGAACGGCGGGCACCTGGCAAAGCTGAACACAGAGTTAATTGACGACCTGATGGACTTTGCCTACAAGGCATTGCCGAAGATCGTGGTCACCATCATTGCGGCCTGGATCTTTGTGCGTATGCTGAAGGCCTTTACGCGGCACATTGTGCGGATTACGGAACGCCATGCGGCCAGCGCTTCCCGGATTGGGCAGGTGAAGACCCTGGCCTCGGTGATGCATGCCAGCGGGATTGGCTTTATTGTCTTTGTCGCTGCGCTGGAGGTGCTGCCGCTGTTTGGCTTTAAGCTGGAGCCGCTGCTGGCCAGCGCGGGAATTGCCGGCGTTGCCATCGGCCTGGCGGCGCAGACCATCGTCAAGGACTGTTTGAACGGCATTCTGATTCTGGTAGAAGACCAGTACAACGTGGGAGACAAGGTCCGCGTGGCCGGGGTGACGGGGATTGTGGAGTCGCTTTCCCTGCGCAAAACCATGGTACGGGACGGAGACGGTACGCTTTACTTCATCCCGAACTCGCAGATTACGACGGTGGCGAACCTGACCCGGGACTACTCGGTAGCGACGATCAACGTATCTGTGGACTTTTCCGCCGACCCGGACAAGGTGATGAAACTGTTGATGGAAGTGGCGATGAGCGTGCGCAATGATCCGGAATACAGGGACGTCTTTCTGGCCGACCCCACGCTTCTGGGTGTGGACACGATCAAGGGCTCGCAGGTGATCTATCCGGTGCAGTTGAAGACCAAGGCAGACAAGCACTGGGGGGCCATGCGTGAGACCCAGCGCCGCATCCGCATTGCTCTGGAAAAGAACGGGCTGTTACCGGGAGACCCGCTGCGTGTTTACGGGAGCGGGGTGGCCGGGCAGCTCCAGCACAGGCCTGAGGCTGCGGTTGCGGTGGCCGACCCCACGACGGCAAAGGCGAATGAGGTGAATCCGTTTACCGGGGAAGGAATGTAG
- the coaD gene encoding pantetheine-phosphate adenylyltransferase produces MNTVKAIYPGSFDPVTNGHLDLIARGTKIFDHLVVAILRNSGKNPLFSVEERVEMLSQALSGFQNVSVATFDGLLVDFVREQHAQAVMRGIRAISDYEYELQMALMNRRLAPDLETVFLMPDGKYSFVSSRLVKEVFTLGGSIEGLVPQFVIERLKARVPNGH; encoded by the coding sequence GTGAATACTGTAAAGGCCATCTATCCGGGCAGCTTTGATCCAGTGACCAACGGCCACCTCGACCTGATTGCGCGAGGGACCAAAATCTTTGACCATCTGGTCGTCGCGATCCTTCGCAACTCCGGAAAAAATCCCCTGTTTTCTGTCGAAGAGCGCGTCGAGATGCTCTCGCAGGCGCTTTCCGGCTTTCAAAATGTCTCCGTTGCGACCTTCGACGGTCTGCTGGTAGACTTCGTCCGCGAACAACATGCTCAGGCCGTCATGCGCGGCATTCGCGCCATCAGCGATTACGAATACGAGCTACAGATGGCCCTCATGAACCGCCGTCTCGCCCCCGACCTTGAAACGGTCTTTCTCATGCCCGATGGCAAGTACTCCTTCGTCAGCTCCCGCCTAGTCAAGGAGGTCTTTACCCTCGGCGGGTCCATCGAGGGACTGGTCCCTCAATTCGTCATCGAACGGCTCAAGGCCCGCGTCCCCAACGGCCACTGA
- a CDS encoding TonB-dependent receptor plug domain-containing protein: MRELLRRRRFVFLWICILLAVSPIRAVVVHGRVTDPLGAGIANADVALVYNGKVIVAGKTESDGSYSLSTSSSGRFYVLASGSSFRQLATQSFYGGALDVVDQEIVLEPEWVRQSVVVTATGTPLPQAQVSASVTGLSKTEFLNRADMVDVLRQVAGINVVQQGQRGGLTSIFIRGGNSDANKVLLDGAPMEDIGGRFDFSTLSSTGVEKAEAYRGPNSVLYGSDAAAGVVAFTTPRGSTPFPSLMYEGDAGNFGTYRNEVQLGGTHGALDYYGGFSDLQTKNAIPQDEYHNLVETANLGWAWSSATTVRGTFRNADIATGLPGAYEFYRIANDGKQSDQDIYATGSIDHTFSDRLHGLVRYGLARKREEDTQWSPTGIYEPDMGVYLGLPVTIRGPTDIR, encoded by the coding sequence ATGCGAGAACTTCTGCGGCGCCGCCGCTTTGTTTTTCTATGGATTTGTATTTTGCTTGCCGTATCTCCCATACGCGCCGTGGTGGTGCATGGGCGTGTGACAGACCCGTTGGGCGCCGGGATTGCCAATGCCGACGTTGCCCTGGTCTATAACGGCAAGGTCATTGTAGCGGGCAAGACCGAAAGCGACGGCAGCTATTCTCTTTCCACATCATCGAGCGGCAGGTTTTATGTGCTGGCCAGCGGGAGCTCGTTTCGTCAGCTTGCCACGCAGAGCTTTTACGGTGGTGCTCTGGATGTAGTGGATCAGGAGATTGTGCTTGAGCCGGAGTGGGTGCGCCAGTCTGTGGTGGTCACGGCCACGGGAACACCGCTGCCGCAGGCGCAGGTGAGTGCATCGGTCACCGGGCTGAGCAAGACCGAATTTCTGAATCGGGCAGACATGGTGGATGTGCTGCGCCAGGTGGCCGGGATCAACGTTGTGCAGCAGGGGCAGCGCGGCGGGCTGACAAGCATCTTTATCCGAGGCGGAAATTCGGACGCCAACAAGGTGTTGCTGGACGGCGCCCCGATGGAAGACATTGGCGGACGCTTTGATTTTTCCACGCTCTCATCAACGGGAGTGGAGAAGGCGGAGGCATACCGTGGACCGAACAGCGTGCTGTATGGTTCCGACGCTGCAGCCGGTGTGGTTGCATTTACAACGCCGCGCGGCTCAACGCCATTCCCCTCGCTGATGTATGAGGGAGATGCGGGGAACTTCGGGACCTACCGCAATGAGGTCCAGCTGGGCGGCACGCACGGCGCGCTGGATTACTATGGCGGATTCAGCGACCTGCAGACGAAAAATGCGATTCCGCAGGACGAGTATCACAATCTTGTGGAGACGGCGAACCTGGGATGGGCCTGGTCTTCAGCCACGACGGTGCGCGGGACATTCCGCAACGCGGACATTGCGACGGGGCTGCCGGGGGCCTATGAGTTTTATCGGATTGCCAATGATGGAAAGCAATCGGACCAGGACATTTATGCGACGGGGAGCATCGACCATACATTTTCTGACCGTCTGCATGGGCTGGTGCGATATGGCCTGGCGCGCAAGCGGGAAGAGGACACGCAATGGTCTCCGACCGGGATCTATGAGCCGGACATGGGGGTGTATCTGGGGCTGCCGGTGACCATCCGGGGGCCAACGGATATACGGTGA
- a CDS encoding TonB-dependent receptor domain-containing protein, translated as MSGQAILNYAGTYPVTSELVSNRDNLYAQADYQFTPHLLAVAGFRFEDERGKDYYPGYVNDTLERANYDFMLQIAGDFRNRLFYSLGGGIEKNQLYGTEGTPRVGVSYYLVRPGAGSFHGTKLNFNFAKGVKEPTLTDQFDSLYQVLNTYGGAGAAAQFGIRPIGAERSRSYDGGVEQSLFSERVLVRATYFHNEFGDQIESVPATALYELLPQLPPNEVEQIIAVLNTAFVSPTLNSQAFRAQGFETEVQYGIGKDLFLRGGYTYLDAVVQRSFSSDALQPTYNTASSFADLPIGVYSPLRGARPFRRPPHTGFVSATYTGKHFTLIGDGAFASRSDDSTFLGYSDASFGNSLLLPNRNLDSGYAKLDFGGVYQVTHWVGVYAQLDNILSSQHIGPIGYPSLPLNFRTGLRFALGKAKK; from the coding sequence GTGAGTGGACAGGCAATTCTGAATTATGCCGGCACGTATCCGGTGACTTCAGAGCTGGTGTCCAACCGGGACAATCTGTATGCACAGGCGGACTATCAGTTTACGCCGCACCTTCTGGCGGTGGCAGGGTTCCGCTTTGAAGATGAGCGCGGCAAAGACTATTACCCCGGGTATGTGAATGACACTCTGGAGCGGGCCAACTATGACTTCATGCTCCAGATTGCCGGCGACTTTCGCAACCGGTTGTTTTATTCGCTGGGTGGAGGCATTGAGAAAAACCAGCTTTACGGAACGGAAGGCACGCCGCGGGTGGGAGTGTCTTACTATCTGGTGCGTCCGGGAGCGGGCAGTTTTCACGGGACCAAGCTGAACTTTAATTTTGCCAAGGGCGTAAAAGAGCCGACACTGACCGACCAGTTTGACTCACTGTATCAGGTGCTGAACACTTACGGCGGAGCGGGTGCGGCAGCGCAGTTTGGCATCCGCCCGATTGGCGCGGAGCGGTCGCGCAGTTATGACGGTGGAGTGGAGCAAAGTCTGTTCAGCGAGCGGGTGCTGGTGCGCGCAACTTACTTCCATAATGAATTTGGCGACCAGATTGAGAGCGTGCCGGCAACCGCGCTGTATGAGCTTCTGCCGCAACTGCCGCCCAATGAGGTAGAGCAGATCATCGCTGTGCTCAATACGGCGTTTGTGTCGCCCACGCTCAACTCGCAGGCCTTCCGGGCCCAGGGGTTTGAGACCGAGGTGCAGTACGGCATCGGCAAGGACCTCTTCCTGCGCGGCGGGTACACCTATCTGGACGCGGTGGTACAGCGTTCGTTCAGCTCGGATGCACTCCAGCCCACCTACAACACCGCATCCTCGTTTGCGGATCTTCCCATTGGCGTGTATTCGCCGCTGCGGGGAGCGCGGCCCTTCCGGCGGCCGCCGCATACGGGTTTTGTGTCGGCCACGTATACGGGCAAGCACTTTACGCTGATCGGGGACGGGGCCTTTGCCAGCCGGAGCGATGATTCGACATTTCTGGGTTACAGCGACGCCTCCTTCGGCAATTCTTTGCTGCTGCCAAACCGCAATCTCGATTCCGGATACGCAAAGCTCGACTTTGGCGGCGTTTATCAGGTGACACACTGGGTGGGAGTGTATGCCCAACTGGACAACATCCTGAGCAGCCAGCACATCGGGCCGATCGGCTATCCATCGCTGCCGTTGAACTTCCGCACCGGACTGAGGTTTGCGCTGGGCAAGGCAAAGAAATAA
- a CDS encoding NAD+ synthase, producing the protein MKVALAQINPTIGDFTGNIVKILDFTRQAAAGGAHLVLFPELAVCGYPPADFLDKPSFVARSEEAVREIAEATADLEIASIVGYVTHAPAGTGKKVMNSAALLQRGEIAFVQSKMLLPFYDVFDDQRYFAAAEKQHLVHFCGKRVALTICEDAWNDKNFWHKRLHAVDPVEELMREGGNLILNISASPYWRGKRRTRREMLAAIARHHCAPVVMVNQVGGMDSLIFDGSSLVLSRDGEVVAQGKSFEEDLVFADLETGKGDVHDQTEDIDEAVYSALVLGTRDYVRKCGFSKAIVALSGGIDSALVATIAADALGPENVLGVGMPSPYSSQGSIDDSYRLAENLGIRFEIIRIDDLFAGYNKALAPLFAGTKPDITEENLQSRIRGTLLMALSNKFNSLVLTTGNKSEMATGYCTLYGDMVGALAVIGDLMKTRVYDLCRFLNRAGERIPQAILDKPPSAELRPGQKDTDSLPPYEVLDPILEAYVENYETPEEIAAKQRVDIELVRRVVKLVERSEYKRQQAAPVLKVTKKAFGPGRRFPIAVKVQV; encoded by the coding sequence GTGAAGGTAGCGCTAGCCCAGATCAATCCCACCATCGGTGACTTCACCGGAAACATCGTCAAAATCCTTGATTTTACGCGGCAGGCCGCTGCGGGCGGGGCGCACCTGGTGCTCTTTCCGGAGCTGGCGGTCTGCGGTTATCCGCCGGCGGATTTTCTGGACAAGCCTTCCTTTGTGGCGAGGTCAGAGGAGGCGGTGCGGGAGATTGCCGAGGCCACAGCCGATCTGGAGATTGCCAGCATCGTCGGTTATGTGACGCATGCGCCTGCCGGGACAGGCAAGAAGGTGATGAACTCTGCCGCGCTGCTGCAGAGAGGAGAAATCGCCTTTGTGCAGTCGAAGATGCTGCTGCCGTTTTATGACGTCTTTGACGACCAGCGTTATTTTGCTGCGGCGGAGAAGCAGCATCTGGTGCACTTTTGCGGAAAGCGCGTCGCCCTGACCATCTGCGAAGATGCATGGAACGATAAGAACTTCTGGCACAAGCGGCTTCATGCGGTGGACCCGGTGGAGGAACTGATGCGCGAAGGCGGCAATCTGATCCTGAACATCTCGGCCTCCCCCTACTGGCGCGGAAAGCGCAGGACGCGGCGAGAGATGCTGGCCGCGATCGCCCGGCACCACTGTGCTCCGGTGGTGATGGTGAACCAGGTGGGCGGGATGGACAGCCTGATCTTTGACGGATCGAGCCTGGTGCTCTCGCGCGACGGCGAGGTAGTCGCGCAGGGCAAGTCGTTTGAAGAAGATTTGGTCTTCGCCGATCTTGAGACTGGCAAGGGCGATGTTCATGACCAGACCGAAGACATCGACGAGGCGGTTTACAGCGCTCTGGTGCTGGGCACGCGGGATTATGTGCGCAAGTGCGGCTTTTCCAAAGCGATTGTTGCACTGAGCGGCGGGATTGATTCTGCGCTGGTGGCGACGATTGCCGCCGATGCCCTGGGACCGGAAAATGTGCTGGGAGTGGGGATGCCCAGCCCGTATTCATCCCAGGGGTCGATTGATGACAGCTACCGGCTGGCGGAGAACCTGGGCATCCGGTTTGAAATCATTCGCATTGACGACCTCTTTGCAGGCTACAACAAGGCGCTCGCGCCCTTGTTTGCGGGGACGAAGCCGGACATTACCGAGGAAAATCTCCAGTCGCGCATTCGCGGGACATTGCTGATGGCGCTCTCGAACAAATTCAACTCCCTGGTGCTGACGACAGGAAACAAGTCGGAGATGGCGACCGGTTATTGCACGCTGTATGGCGACATGGTGGGCGCACTGGCCGTGATTGGCGACCTGATGAAGACGCGGGTCTATGACCTGTGCCGTTTCCTTAACCGGGCCGGGGAACGGATCCCGCAGGCGATCCTGGACAAGCCTCCTTCAGCCGAGCTGCGGCCGGGCCAAAAGGACACCGATTCGCTGCCTCCCTATGAGGTGCTGGACCCGATCCTGGAAGCCTATGTGGAGAACTACGAGACACCGGAAGAGATCGCTGCCAAGCAGAGGGTCGACATCGAACTGGTGCGGCGTGTCGTCAAACTGGTGGAGCGGAGCGAGTACAAACGGCAGCAGGCGGCCCCGGTGTTAAAAGTCACAAAGAAGGCCTTCGGGCCGGGGCGGCGTTTTCCGATTGCGGTGAAAGTGCAGGTTTAG
- a CDS encoding DsbA family protein: MHLLTPARSVLLAMTLTAVVPVMAQQSQQQQRTAPTASTEEVPTAPSAPAPTAGAPNFPPVDPGNFTAASPSKETVNAFLQQLWGYDPDRVWQVQAIQKTAAPGVSKVTVLAAQKTNPQQIGSLQFFVTPDGQHLISNEVMPFGARPFDAARKVLQASANGPSRGAASKELLLVEFADFQCPHCKEAQPTVQRLLADFPNAHFVFENLPLTSIHPEAYKAAAYGVCVAKLGGNDAFFQYAETVFTNQASLTPEAAATTLNDAATKAGVDAAKAAACADSPEARGAVDASLHLAQELNVNETPWLFINGRGLPLNSVPYETLKKIVEFQAQSDK; encoded by the coding sequence ATGCATCTTTTGACCCCCGCCCGCAGCGTTTTGCTTGCGATGACCCTTACTGCGGTTGTGCCTGTCATGGCGCAACAGAGCCAGCAACAGCAGCGGACCGCACCGACGGCCTCCACCGAAGAGGTGCCGACGGCCCCGAGCGCGCCTGCTCCGACGGCGGGAGCGCCGAATTTTCCTCCTGTTGATCCTGGGAATTTTACCGCCGCTTCCCCGAGCAAAGAGACAGTGAATGCGTTTCTCCAGCAGCTGTGGGGATACGATCCGGACCGGGTGTGGCAGGTGCAGGCCATCCAGAAGACTGCCGCGCCGGGGGTGAGCAAGGTGACCGTGCTGGCAGCGCAGAAGACGAACCCGCAGCAGATTGGTTCGCTGCAGTTTTTCGTCACGCCGGATGGCCAGCACCTGATCTCCAACGAGGTGATGCCTTTCGGAGCGCGTCCTTTTGATGCGGCACGCAAGGTGCTTCAGGCCAGCGCCAATGGCCCGTCGCGGGGGGCGGCATCGAAGGAGCTTCTTCTGGTGGAGTTTGCGGACTTTCAGTGTCCGCACTGCAAGGAGGCACAGCCCACCGTACAGCGGCTGCTGGCCGACTTTCCGAATGCGCATTTTGTTTTTGAGAACCTGCCTCTGACGTCCATCCATCCGGAGGCGTACAAGGCTGCAGCCTACGGGGTATGTGTGGCCAAGCTGGGCGGCAATGATGCGTTTTTCCAGTATGCGGAGACGGTCTTTACGAACCAGGCCAGTCTGACGCCGGAAGCGGCCGCCACGACGCTGAACGATGCGGCCACCAAGGCGGGTGTGGATGCGGCCAAAGCAGCGGCCTGCGCGGACTCACCAGAGGCCAGGGGCGCCGTGGATGCGTCGCTGCATCTGGCCCAGGAGCTGAACGTGAATGAAACTCCCTGGCTGTTTATTAACGGACGCGGCCTGCCGCTGAACTCGGTGCCTTATGAAACGTTGAAAAAAATTGTGGAATTCCAGGCTCAGAGCGACAAGTAA